From Streptomyces griseorubiginosus, one genomic window encodes:
- a CDS encoding serine/threonine-protein kinase has product MGRVWRAADEMLDRQVAVKEMRIDGLDAEDTRTRRERTLREARATARIDHPNVVRVYDVVDEGERLWIVMELVKGRSLERMMVEDGPLDPRATALLGLGLVEALRQVHARGVLHRDIKPGNVLVESGSRTGRRIVLTDFGIAAMQDAKALTMVGMLVGSPDYMAPERVSGRPQGPPSDIWSLGATLCAALGGRSPFSRDTTLATLHAVLYEEPELPAAAGPLTDILAALLEKDPSIRPGLDEVESALHTVAFPVPTPTLRVGPVEATETTEPGTGTPGIPGTAGAPGTPGVSNTGAGPDGADESGDEAGPSDTSGAAPDPADESAVTPTRPWAPRESPTPAYLEPRIVRAVRDPRVPESATGPESAVPEQPGQAAEAEPSDAVPAAFAGVGAAGEGGMEPSPEPTAQPGAEAGPAVESSPSPQAVTEQPELSAPAERSAGSEPSASDEPTTHAEPSVPPGRTPVEPPPSSGPLAPAGHGASASSEALSEERSEVRSEAPSGNSVGAALRAGATTTSTPLASAPTQDSLSAGAPTEHYVMPDAPTRDTPTRAASAPTRIGPAPRSRPGVSLIRGHQPVPDRHQGEDPDPAPTGGSANSAVRAEAPGTGTRPRSAPGTDPGPAPDTHPLTGREPDPDPAPALVLGQHPHRVPPEEPPGEGELPGPARPARPATPRRRTALVAAGTVVTAAAIVVAVILATTSGSPGDDKADGSPSSSASASVAEPGASTPGGTPSSTVEGTSRPRSLPPGAHEEAGGFAWATPTGWRRDVKTGAEVHYTSPDGEQELAAKSSLARGDLMETWETSEQNAHQGQDYRKIRLEETTFRDHPAVVWEYTFTLGGVPWHAQLLGFNVGDKSYQINTWYQPEIETQALKTYEKVKDSFTVL; this is encoded by the coding sequence ATGGGGCGGGTGTGGCGAGCCGCCGACGAGATGCTCGACCGGCAGGTCGCGGTCAAGGAGATGCGGATCGACGGCCTCGACGCGGAGGACACCCGCACCCGCCGTGAACGCACCCTGCGCGAGGCCAGGGCGACGGCCCGGATCGACCACCCGAACGTCGTGCGGGTCTACGACGTGGTCGACGAGGGGGAACGCCTGTGGATCGTCATGGAGTTGGTCAAGGGCCGCTCCTTGGAACGGATGATGGTGGAGGACGGCCCGCTGGACCCGCGCGCGACGGCCCTGCTCGGTCTCGGCCTGGTGGAGGCGCTGCGCCAGGTGCACGCGCGGGGGGTGCTGCACCGGGACATCAAACCGGGGAACGTCCTGGTGGAGTCCGGGTCCCGGACCGGCCGCCGGATCGTCCTCACGGACTTCGGCATCGCGGCGATGCAGGACGCCAAGGCGCTCACCATGGTCGGCATGCTCGTCGGCTCACCCGACTACATGGCCCCCGAGCGGGTCTCGGGCCGCCCCCAGGGGCCGCCGTCGGACATCTGGTCCCTGGGCGCCACGCTCTGCGCGGCCCTGGGCGGCCGCTCCCCCTTCTCCCGCGACACCACGTTGGCGACCTTGCACGCGGTCCTCTACGAGGAGCCCGAACTCCCCGCCGCGGCGGGCCCGTTGACCGACATCCTGGCGGCCCTCCTGGAGAAGGACCCGTCGATACGGCCGGGCCTGGACGAGGTCGAATCGGCCCTCCACACGGTCGCGTTCCCGGTCCCTACGCCGACACTGCGGGTGGGTCCGGTGGAGGCCACGGAGACGACGGAGCCGGGCACGGGGACACCGGGGATTCCTGGGACTGCGGGGGCTCCAGGAACACCGGGTGTTTCCAACACGGGCGCCGGACCGGACGGGGCGGACGAGTCGGGTGACGAAGCCGGGCCTTCGGACACGTCAGGCGCCGCGCCGGACCCGGCGGACGAGTCTGCGGTGACACCGACGCGGCCGTGGGCTCCGCGGGAGTCGCCGACGCCGGCTTATCTGGAGCCGCGCATCGTGCGGGCTGTGCGGGACCCGCGGGTGCCGGAGTCGGCGACCGGCCCCGAGTCGGCCGTACCGGAACAGCCGGGTCAAGCCGCCGAGGCGGAACCGTCGGACGCCGTACCGGCCGCCTTCGCGGGTGTGGGTGCCGCCGGTGAGGGAGGCATGGAGCCATCGCCGGAGCCGACGGCACAGCCAGGCGCGGAGGCGGGCCCGGCGGTCGAGAGTTCTCCCTCTCCTCAGGCGGTGACCGAACAGCCAGAACTGTCGGCCCCCGCGGAGCGCTCCGCAGGGTCCGAGCCGTCCGCTTCGGACGAACCGACCACCCACGCGGAACCGTCCGTACCCCCAGGGCGCACCCCCGTCGAACCGCCCCCCTCCAGCGGGCCGCTCGCCCCGGCCGGGCACGGGGCCAGTGCGTCCTCCGAGGCGCTGTCCGAGGAGCGCTCGGAGGTCAGGTCCGAGGCGCCGTCCGGGAACTCCGTGGGGGCCGCGCTCCGAGCCGGGGCCACCACGACCAGTACGCCCCTCGCGAGCGCTCCCACCCAGGACTCCCTCTCCGCGGGCGCCCCCACCGAGCACTACGTCATGCCGGACGCGCCGACCCGGGACACCCCCACCCGCGCGGCCTCCGCCCCCACCCGTATCGGCCCGGCCCCCCGCTCCCGCCCCGGAGTCTCCCTGATCCGTGGCCATCAGCCCGTACCCGACCGGCACCAGGGCGAGGATCCCGACCCGGCCCCCACGGGCGGCAGTGCCAACTCCGCCGTCCGTGCCGAGGCCCCCGGCACCGGTACCCGCCCCCGTTCCGCCCCCGGCACGGACCCGGGCCCCGCCCCCGACACGCACCCCCTCACCGGCCGTGAGCCCGACCCCGACCCCGCTCCGGCCCTGGTCCTCGGTCAGCACCCGCACCGCGTGCCCCCCGAGGAACCCCCCGGCGAAGGCGAACTCCCGGGCCCCGCCCGCCCCGCTCGCCCTGCCACCCCCCGCCGCCGTACCGCCCTCGTCGCCGCCGGAACCGTCGTCACCGCGGCCGCCATCGTGGTCGCGGTCATCCTCGCCACCACCTCCGGCTCACCCGGCGACGACAAGGCGGACGGCTCCCCGTCGAGTTCGGCCTCCGCCTCCGTCGCCGAACCCGGCGCCTCCACCCCCGGCGGCACCCCGTCCTCCACCGTCGAGGGCACCTCCCGCCCCCGCTCCCTCCCACCCGGCGCACACGAGGAGGCCGGAGGCTTCGCGTGGGCGACCCCCACCGGCTGGCGGCGGGACGTGAAGACCGGAGCCGAGGTCCACTACACCTCGCCCGACGGCGAACAGGAACTCGCCGCCAAGTCCTCCCTCGCGAGGGGCGACCTGATGGAGACCTGGGAGACCTCCGAGCAGAACGCCCACCAGGGCCAGGACTACCGCAAGATCCGCCTGGAGGAGACGACGTTCCGCGACCACCCCGCGGTCGTCTGGGAGTACACCTTCACCCTCGGCGGCGTCCCCTGGCACGCCCAACTCCTGGGCTTCAACGTGGGCGACAAGTCGTACCAGATCAACACGTGGTACCAGCCGGAGATCGAGACGCAGGCCCTCAAGACGTACGAGAAGGTGAAGGACAGCTTCACCGTCCTGTGA
- a CDS encoding amino acid permease has product MTGLQAGLKNRHLSMIAIGGVIGAGLFVGSSSGIATAGPGILLSYALVGTLVVLVMRMLGEMSAANPTSGSFSAHADRALGRWAGFSIGWLYWFFWVVVLAVEATAGAKILEGWIPAVPQWGWALIVMVVLTATNLVSVGSYGEFEFWFAGIKVVAIGAFIVVGLLAVFGVLPGVDTDQASFSNLTGHGGFLPNGPGAILTGVLLVVFSFMGSEIATLAAGESEDPQRAVTKSTNSIIWRIAVFYLGSIFVVVTLIPWDAKSIQDDGSYVAALDSLGIAHAGQIMNFIVLTSVLSCLNSGLYTASRMAFSLGERGDAPKAFARVNGRGVPMAAILASVVFGFVAVFFNYLSPDKIFLFLVNSSGAVALFVWLVICFSQLRMRKIIQAEAPEKLVVRMWLYPYLTWATAALIVFVLGYMLTDTEHDGRETVLLSLLVAAVVLVIAVVKEKAGSGRSASASAGEVTDKVSVG; this is encoded by the coding sequence ATGACTGGTCTCCAGGCCGGACTCAAGAACCGCCACCTCTCGATGATCGCCATCGGCGGAGTCATCGGCGCGGGCCTCTTCGTGGGCTCCAGCTCCGGTATCGCCACCGCCGGACCCGGCATCCTGCTGTCGTACGCCCTCGTCGGCACGCTCGTGGTGCTGGTGATGCGGATGCTCGGTGAGATGTCGGCCGCCAACCCCACCTCCGGCTCGTTCTCCGCGCACGCCGACCGGGCGCTCGGGCGCTGGGCCGGGTTCTCCATCGGCTGGCTGTACTGGTTCTTCTGGGTCGTCGTGCTCGCCGTCGAGGCGACCGCCGGCGCCAAGATCCTCGAAGGGTGGATACCCGCCGTACCGCAGTGGGGGTGGGCGCTGATCGTGATGGTGGTGCTGACCGCCACCAACCTGGTGTCGGTCGGGTCCTACGGCGAGTTCGAGTTCTGGTTCGCCGGGATCAAGGTCGTGGCCATCGGCGCCTTCATCGTCGTCGGACTGCTCGCGGTGTTCGGCGTGCTCCCCGGGGTCGACACCGACCAGGCGTCCTTCTCCAACCTCACCGGCCACGGCGGCTTCCTGCCCAACGGGCCCGGCGCGATCCTCACCGGCGTCCTGCTCGTCGTGTTCTCCTTCATGGGCAGCGAGATCGCGACCCTGGCGGCCGGTGAGTCGGAGGACCCGCAGCGGGCCGTGACCAAGTCGACCAACAGCATCATCTGGCGGATCGCGGTCTTCTACCTGGGGTCCATCTTCGTCGTCGTGACGCTGATCCCGTGGGACGCCAAGTCCATCCAGGACGACGGCTCCTACGTCGCCGCGCTGGACTCCCTCGGGATCGCGCACGCCGGTCAGATCATGAACTTCATCGTGCTGACCTCGGTGCTGTCCTGTCTCAACTCCGGTCTCTACACGGCCTCCCGGATGGCCTTCTCGCTCGGTGAGCGGGGCGACGCGCCGAAGGCGTTCGCGCGGGTCAACGGGCGGGGTGTGCCGATGGCCGCGATCCTCGCGTCGGTGGTGTTCGGCTTCGTCGCCGTCTTCTTCAACTACCTCTCCCCCGACAAGATCTTCCTGTTCCTCGTCAACTCCTCCGGTGCGGTCGCCCTGTTCGTGTGGCTGGTCATCTGCTTCTCGCAGCTGCGGATGCGGAAGATCATCCAGGCCGAGGCGCCGGAGAAGCTGGTCGTGCGGATGTGGCTGTACCCGTATCTGACCTGGGCGACGGCCGCGTTGATCGTGTTCGTCCTCGGGTACATGCTGACCGACACGGAGCACGACGGGCGGGAGACCGTGCTGCTGTCGCTGCTCGTCGCCGCGGTGGTGCTGGTCATCGCCGTGGTGAAGGAGAAGGCCGGCAGCGGGCGTTCGGCGTCCGCGTCGGCGGGTGAGGTGACGGACAAGGTCTCCGTCGGCTGA
- a CDS encoding ribose-5-phosphate isomerase, whose product MRVYLGSDHAGFELKNHLVDWLKEAGHDVVDCGPHIYDAQDDYPPFCLRAAERTAADPDALGVVIGGSGNGEQIAANKVKGVRASLAWSEETASLGRQHNNANVVAVGARMHTQEEATKFVETFLATPFSGDERHQRRIDMLSAYETTGDLPPIPAHHPQQ is encoded by the coding sequence ATGCGCGTGTATCTCGGCTCCGACCATGCGGGCTTCGAACTCAAGAACCACCTCGTCGACTGGCTCAAGGAGGCCGGCCACGACGTGGTCGACTGCGGCCCCCACATCTATGACGCCCAGGACGACTACCCGCCGTTCTGCCTGCGCGCCGCCGAGCGCACGGCGGCCGACCCCGACGCCCTCGGCGTCGTGATCGGCGGCTCCGGCAACGGCGAGCAGATCGCGGCGAACAAGGTCAAGGGCGTCCGCGCCTCCCTCGCCTGGAGCGAGGAGACCGCGTCGCTGGGCCGCCAGCACAACAACGCCAACGTGGTGGCGGTGGGGGCGCGCATGCACACGCAGGAGGAGGCGACCAAGTTCGTCGAGACCTTCCTCGCGACCCCGTTCTCCGGCGACGAGCGCCACCAGCGCCGCATCGACATGCTGTCGGCGTACGAGACGACGGGCGACCTGCCGCCGATCCCGGCACACCACCCTCAGCAGTAG
- a CDS encoding Fpg/Nei family DNA glycosylase: protein MPEGHTIHRLAQDYGAAFQGTKPRVTSPQGKFSDAAELLTGSELTHTEAHGKHLFLGFRATDWIHIHLGLFGKVTFGPTPAPPPTDTVRLRLANSTAYVDLRGPTTCALITPTEKQSIHDRLGPDPLRADTDADPRAAYRRISRSRTTIAALLMDQKVIAGVGNVYRAEVLFRHRIDPYRAGKDITPTEWDAIWTDLVDLMREGVRNNRIDTVRPEHTPEAMGRPPRVDDHGGEVYVYRRANLPCHICGGEIRTADLAARNLFWCPTCQKP, encoded by the coding sequence GTGCCCGAGGGCCACACGATCCACCGGCTGGCCCAGGACTACGGCGCCGCGTTCCAGGGGACGAAACCCCGCGTCACCAGCCCCCAGGGCAAGTTCTCCGACGCCGCCGAACTCCTCACCGGCTCGGAACTCACCCACACCGAAGCCCACGGCAAGCACCTCTTCCTCGGCTTCCGCGCCACCGACTGGATCCACATCCACCTCGGCCTCTTCGGCAAGGTCACCTTCGGCCCCACGCCCGCACCCCCACCCACCGACACCGTCCGCCTCCGCCTGGCGAACAGCACGGCGTACGTGGACCTCCGCGGCCCCACCACCTGCGCCCTGATCACCCCCACCGAGAAGCAGTCGATACACGACCGCCTCGGCCCCGACCCCCTCCGCGCCGACACCGACGCCGACCCGCGGGCGGCGTACCGGAGGATCTCCCGCAGCCGTACGACGATCGCCGCCCTCCTGATGGACCAGAAGGTCATCGCGGGCGTCGGCAACGTCTACCGCGCCGAGGTCCTCTTCCGGCACCGCATCGACCCCTACCGGGCAGGCAAGGACATCACGCCCACCGAGTGGGACGCGATCTGGACCGACCTCGTCGATCTCATGCGCGAGGGCGTCAGGAACAACCGCATCGACACCGTCCGCCCCGAACACACCCCGGAGGCGATGGGCCGCCCGCCGCGCGTGGACGACCACGGCGGCGAGGTCTACGTGTACCGCAGGGCCAACCTGCCCTGTCACATCTGTGGCGGCGAGATCCGCACCGCCGATCTCGCCGCCCGCAACCTCTTCTGGTGCCCTACCTGCCAGAAACCCTGA